Genomic DNA from uncultured Acetobacterium sp.:
ATCTCCCGGGCTTTTTCATTTCTGACACTTAATCCGGTGTTTTGCAAAATGTCCAATGACGCTTCGTGAATCCGAGTCACTTCTGCTTCTGTAAAATAGTCCATAAATTTCATTGATAATTCCTCCAATGTGGTTTTATTATTTAGGTAATTGCGAAAGTGCCGTTGTCTTTGGTTCTCAGACCATACTGTCTTGGCATTTCGCAATACCCTCTTTTAATTATTTATTTATATGCTTGTGGCAAGAATTTTAATCGGCCGGTCCCAAAATCAGAAATCTTGTAACTGGTAATGAGTTCGTCATTCTCATCAACATTTACTGTTTCAACTTCAATTAGTCCTAAAGCTCGCATGGAAATCAAATGACCTTCCATCGCTTTTTTCTTAAATTGTTTCTCTTTTCCGTAATCACTGCCAAGTTCCTGCATGATCTCTGCCGATGTCACGCCTGCTTCTTTTGTAGACATCAAATGTAAAATCCTAAAGCGTAAGGGTAGCAAAACTGCCATCTTTCATACCTCCATATTTATATCGTTATTTCTTCTTAAACTTTTCTTAAATTGATTAATTCTTTTGGATTCGCTCCTACCAAAACAGCACCAGCAACAATAGTGAGACCGCCAATGATAAGAGTAGGAGTGATTTGTGTTCCAAGTAACAACCAACTAAAGAATACTGACCATAAAGCATAGGTAATATTTAGTGCCATCGCTCGGGAAGCACCTGTTTTATTGATCGCTGTATACCAACAGATATAAGACCCACCGCCTAAAAGTGCGGCCATGGCGATAACCCCAATACTTGCTGTTGTGAAGGCGCCAAAGAACATTTGATATCCAACTACTCCAAGCAATAATGGAATAACTGCCACTAAATAAACAACGAATGAAGTCGCTTCACGAATTCCCACCGCAACTTCTGGATCAACCATGTCCATCCCAAATCCTGAGATAACGCCTTCTGTTCCCCAGCCAATCGCTGCTAAGAAAGCAAGCGCAATACCAGCGTAGAAATATGGGAAAGATTCAGCAGCAGGTGGAACCCAGCTGACAATTGCAACACCCATAATTGAAAGTAAAATACCAATCCAGGTTCTAACACCAATCTTTTCTTTTAGAAAAATAACTGATAATATAGCCCCAATTGCTGGATATATTGCCGTTATGGCGAGTGCATAAGATGGTCCTGCCAGGGTGATTCCCAACATATAACCAGACATTCCAATCGGTCCCCCAAACATTGCCGCTAAACACACCATCATACCCGGTTTAGTACGGAGACTTCGGCCATATTCTCGCCATTTACCATTGAATAAATTAAAAAGAAAAACCCAAAATCCAGCAAAGCCATCGTGCAATGCCGCGCCGACAAGTGGTGCTACCAGAAGACTAGCCCCTTCTGTAAAAGGCGCCATTCCGAAAGCAATACTCATGATTACTCCACTTAATCCCCAAGTCATCCCCGATACGACCCCGAAGCCTAAACCCGATTTCGCATGGCGCAATTCTTGTTGTTCCAGTCGTTCCGTAGTGTTCATAAAAATCCACCTTTCAAAATTTTATTTGCCGTTTATAATCTGTTGACCATTTCTTTGATCGCATCTTCATTTGCTTCAATCCAATCCATTAACTTAATCTGATGTTTTAAATAAGCAAGGTATTCATAATCATTAAGCTCATCCATATCATTATAGTATGCATCGACACACCAGTTAATCAGATACACATTGGCAAAAGCCAGCATGTTTTTCATCGAGGCTTTTTCTTCGTCCGTAAAACCGGTTAAGCCTTTAAGGTCATGCATCTTCTGTTCATAAGCATTCAAGAAGATTTCACATTTATCCAACCGCATCTTATCTTCTTCCTTATCTTCCCAGAAGCAACAGGAGTAAATCATTCCCAGACAAACATCAAAAAGTCTTAATTCAATTTTAGACCAGTCAAAATCGAAAATTCCTACAACTTGATCGTCTTTGAATTTAACATTACCGGGATGATAGTCATTGTGAGTTGGGTTGTATGGCATTTTTTCTGCGATTGCCTGAGGGATCTTGTTTTTCTTGATCACCTCGATAATGGCATCCAATTTTTTATTGAAAAATTCGTGGTAAATATTATCATAGTCAGCCTCAGCATAATCAGTGAATATTTTGGGCAGGGTTTCAACAAAATCCAATATTTTAAGTTCAACCCGTTCCAATCCCATGGGATCAAAGTCTCTGGCGGCATTGTGGAAGGTCGCCATGACTTCGGCCATACTGGCAAACTCTTTATCATTACAATAGGGTGTGAGCCAGGTATACTTGTCTTCACCGCTTAAATATTCATAAACGGCATAATATTCAATATTTTCATCTTCACCTTCGATGATGGGGTTTTCGATCCTGATGTATCCCCTGCCATCAGCAGCCGGTATAATCCCAGCGGCAATATCTAAACCATGTTCTTTGGCAAAGGTAATCAATAAATGTTCAAATTCGATTTCTTTTTCTTGAATCCCGGTTTTATATTTTCTGACAAAGTACTCTTCAACCTTGCTGTCCTTTTCAACCCGAATACCAAAACTTCGATTGACATAACCACCAAAAATTTCAAGCACTTCGTTTACTTTACCAAAATCGTATTCGTTTTCAATGACTTCAACAACACGATTTCTTAAAAATATCTTGTCTAAATCTTCCTGGAGACTCGTAACCCCAATTCGAATCTCTTTTATCTGCGTATACATGAGATAAAGTTGTGCAGAACTCGTTGGTTTAAATTCCAACATTTTTGACGTATCCATTTTCATTTTAAGCTCCCCTTTTTTTATTGTAATCGACTACTTTCGTACAGTATATAGTAAGTATGGCCATGAATAAAATCAAAATTCTTGTTAACAATGGTAATATCTTGTTATTAATTCATAATTTTTTCCATTCTCAGAAAAAATTGAGTTGAATTTTTATAAATAGAGTCAAAAAAATACCCCGGAATTGATTTCCGAGGTAAAAATAGTATCGATTCAATAAAATAAAACACTGTTATTCACAAAACGACCAGATTTTTTTTATTTATCATGTAAAGTATCTCAAATTAAGCTTCTTGAGTGATTTCTTTAGCATTTTTCAAACTTAAAGCTACCAATACTACCGAGATAACACTGCCGACGATTAATGTGACCGCTGCAATCTGCCAATCTGATCGTGAAGCAGTTAAATTAAATGTTTCTCTCAAAATCTTTAATACATAGGGTGATAGAAATTGTCCAATCCCAGTCCCACTGACATAGATTGAAATTGCAACTGCAGCATATTTTGGCTTTGTTGCACTTTTGGCCACTGCTATTACAATTGCTGGATTGAACATTCCAAAACCGATGCCAAATATAATGGCTCCGATTATGAGGGTTGCCATGCTGTTTGCCAAAATCAATACGACAAAGGACAAACCAACAAACAAAGCACCAATAGATGCACTGAATTGTTTTAATATTTTTGAAATATTTCCGTAGAGTAAACCCACAACAAACGCAGCTGCGGTAAAAACACTTAGTACGGTTGCTGATTGGGCTGCATTCCCAATACCATCCGCTTTCATTACCATTGCCAGATTTGTCATAAAACAAAATTGGACAATGTTTAACAAAGCACATACCAATGCTAAAACATATGTCATCGTTGTCAGTTTCTTTTCTTTTACTCCGGAAGCGTCCACTTTTTCTGGCTTTTTAACACCGGTATCTGGAAGCTTAAACCAGATAATCAGGGCAATTGGTATCACCAAAATGAATCCAAGGAATGAAAAACGCCAATTATATGCTGCAAGTATGCCACCCATCATTTGGAATACCATACCTGCGGCTGCACCGACTGCACTTTTAAAGCCCATTAACTTATTCGCCTGTTGTCCAGTAAATAGATCGGTAATGACCGCAGACGCCATTGGGAAGACGAGGCCATAACCTGCGCCAAAAACAAACCGCATGACGATCATGAATTGAAGATTTCCGACAAACGCCGAAGGTATACCACCAATGAAAATGAGAACCATCGCAATTGTTATGATTTTCTTGATGCTTATATACTGAGTCAATTTACCTGATATCAAAGCAAAAAACACCATCATCAGTGAAGGAATCGTGGATATCAGTTTAATCGTCTCTGGGGCTGCTTCAGGAAATGCCTTTGCAATCTCCGCTAATGCCGGAGTTGTCATACTGGTTGTGTACAGCAGTAAAGCAACTGACAAGGATGCTATTTGGACCCACACATTACTATTCTTTTGTTCGCTCATTTTTTTCTCCTTAAAATAATTATCGGATTGATTTTTGAAGATTTGGTATAACCGCATTAAAATATAACCGTGTTTAGTTTTGTTAATATTATCATCAATCTTTATAATTGTCACTACTTTTTATTTGTAATTATTCTGTATTTTATCTATATCATTCAGCATATCAACTATTTCAAGTACTATATTCTGTATTTATTCGTAAATTTATTTATATAATCAATTTAAACGTTGACATTTGTCTTCTTACAAATTATAATCTAATTAATTTAACCGTGTTTAGTATTTAAGTTGTTTTAGAATTATGGATGTAACATTTGAGAATAAAGGAGCGAAAATGAATGATCGTGTGAAAAAATTACAAGATGAAAGAACTCAGTTGTTCACTGATTTATACACCGGCACGATTCCTAAACGAATTCCCATTAATACGGCGCTTCCCTTGGAATGTATGATTGAATATTCTGGCAAAGATTTGGGAAGAACACAGTGGAGCCGAGAAGGCGTAAAAGAGATTTATGAAAAAGCGCTTGAGATTACTTGTAGCGATGCTTATCCAGCAAATTTTTCTCGTTACCCAGCTCACTTCCACATCCTAAAATCGATCGGTTTTAGGATGGGTTCCAACGGGATTATTCAACATCCCGAAATATCCGGCATGTTGCCGGAAGATTACGATGAATTTATAAAAAATCCTTATGATTGTCTAATGGAGAATATTTTTCCCCGACTCTATCCCGCTTTAGACACCGAACCTGTTCATCGATCCATGGTTCTGGCGAAGGCAATGAAAGCTTATTATGAGTATATTGAGTTTTATGCTGGAATTGATCAGGAGTTAATCAATGAATATGGATTTTTTGTTCCACCTCCTGGTTCGAGCACCGGAGGAACAACCCCTTTTGATTTTTTAGCCGATTTTCCCAGAGGATTCAAGGGAATAACCATGGATATCAAGCGCTGCCCTGAAAAAATTCTTGAAGCTTGCGAAGCGATTCTTCCCTTATCAATAAAAAAAGGAACCCCCATAAAAGCCTCTCCATTGGGTTCCAATTTTATTGCGCTACATATGGCTACCTATTTAAGAACCAAAGATTTCGAAAAATACTACTGGCCGACTTTCTATAAACTCGTTCACGGTTTAGCTGAAAAAGGACAGACTTGTCACATTTTCTGCGAAGATAACTGGATGCGCTATCTGGATTATCTCTACGAAATGCCCCAGGGCACCCGTTTTTATTTTGAGTACGGCGATCCAAAATTGGTAAAAGAAAAGCTTGGTAAAAAACATATTATCTCCGGTTTTTATCCCATTACTTACTTGAAAACAGCAACCAAAGAACAATGCATTGATAAAGCCAAAGAGCTCATTGATATCCTGGCTCCTGGAGGAAATTACTGGTTCACCTTTGATAAAAGTCCCGTTTCTCTTAATACAATCAATCCTGAGAACTATTTAGCGGTTCTCGAGTATGTTCGGGATAACGGAAGCTATCACAATGCCGGTGACAAAGTTTGGACGCAACCAAAAGAGGCTTCTATTGAACCGATTCTAAAAAATATTCCTGAGTTTAAAAGTAAATATTATACGCCATATGAAGAATATGAAAGACTCAACCCACCTCCAAGACCTGATCTCAATGATATCATTGGTCAAAAAATGCAGCAATATGAGGACATGCTCTTCAATATGCTGCTGATGATGTGCTAACCTGACAAAGACTAACTAAATAATATCAGGCCAATACTATTTATAACCATCATTCGGCAATAGTATTGGCCTGATAAAATTATTTATTATATGGTTTTTGAATTGATCACAACAATTATCTCACGATAAAGTTTTTCTCAACTTTAACTTCTATTTCATCAATCATTTTCCGAGACGCTTCAATACATTGATCAATAAAATCATTTTCAAAACGCAGACTTTGGAAAAGCAAACGAATTTCTAACTCGGCCAGATATTCGCTACTGCAATCTAAATAACCATCATCTCGCGAAACGTGGAGTCCATGAACCACAGCAAGATTTGCCAGTGCCAGTGCCTTTACCTCTAGCCGCTCAAGTCCAAGTTTATAAGAGCGATTGATATTTTCAACAAAGCCGACCGAAGCACTTTCGTTTTTCATCAAAATATTTGTATCACACAGTTCATGATAAAACTGATTCAAATGTCGATTCAATCGGCAATTGCGATTTTGAACTCGGTATTCTATTGCTGTTTTCAAAACAACATTGCAACCTGGAAATTTCTCATTGATGGAATTTTGGGTTCTGACTTTATTGGCAACCATATATTCATTGTATATTTCCAGTGCCAGGTTGTTTTTGTTTTTAAAATAATAGGCCACCATGGCTTTATTGGTGTCCGATTCCTGGGCAATTTCTGCTAAAGTCGTCTTAATAAAACCATGTTCATAGAATAATTGTTTAGCAGTTACATATATTTTATGCTTTGTTTGCAATCCTGCTTTATAGTTTCCCAAGCATTTTCTCCTCACTTTCATTTATCATTCATTTAGGCAATTGCGAAATTTAAAAATATCGAACAACGGTTGCTTTGGGTGCAGTTTCCACAAACAATTTCGTAATGTGTAGGCGAACAGTTCATCGAACTGTCCGTCGTACAGTGTAGAAATTCGCATTGCGATTTCTTCTGGTTGTTTCGTGCGAAACTGCGCACAAAGCTCACGACACTTTCCGCAATCAGTTAATCATTCATTGCGTATATTCTACCACAAAATAATTCTTTAACAGATATTATTCGATTATTTGTATTTTTTTATAACCAGTCAATTAACGATGTTACCACTTTCCCCAACATTAAAAAAACGCAATCTGATTCGATGCTGGTAACTGGTTTAAACAGCCCTGTTTTTCCAGTGTTTCGATCACCGATTTACTGATCTTTGTCCGCGCCTGTAAATCCTCACGGGACATATAAGGGCGAATCTGGGCTTCTTCAAAAATTCGCTGGGCGGCCTTATCACCAATTCCTTCCAAGGCATTTAAAGGCGGCAGTAAAGCATCGCCAATAATCCGGAATTGACTGAAATTGGACTCATAGACGTCCACATTTTTGAAGGTGTAACCACGGCACATCATTTCATGGGCTATTTCCAGCACCGTCAGTAAGGATTTCTCTTTGTTGGACGCTTTGGTGCCCAGATCTTTGATCTGATTCATCCGTTGCACCACCGCACCTTTGCCCTGGCTGATGAGCTGAGCATCAAACTCACTGGCCCGAACTGAAAAATAAGTGGCATAATAGGCCAACGGGTAATAGACCTTATACCAGGCAATTCGAAATGCCATGGTAACATAAGCCGCCGCATGGGCCTTAGGAAACATGTATTTAATCTTTTTACAGGAGTCGATGTACCATTCCGGCACCTTATTCTTACGCATGTCCTCTTCCCATTCGGGTTTGAGCCCTTTGCCTTTTCGGACGGCTTCCATAATGGTAAAAGCAGTTTTGGCTTCCAGCCCGGCGTAAATCAGATAAATCATAATATCATCCCGGGTACAGATCGCTTCTTTGATGGTGGCCTTCTTATCCCGGATCAGATCCTGGGCATTGTTGAGCCATACATCGGTTCCATGAGAAAGTCCAGAAATTCGGATCAGATCAGAAAATGCGGTCGGCTTGGTATCCAACAGCATTTCCCGAACAAAGCTGGTGCCAAACTCAGGAATCCCGCAAACTCCCAGCGGCGATTCAAAATCACTGTCTTTAAGATCAAGAGCTTTGGTGGAGGTAAACAGACTCATGGTTTTTTCATCATCCAGAGGAGTCCCAACTGGATCAATATCGGTAAAATCCTTGAGCATTTTTAGCATCGTGGGATCATCATGACCCAGAATATCAAGTTTCAACAATCGTCCACTGATGGATTCATAAGCAAAATGGGTGGTAACGGTGTCGCTTTCGGTATCATCTGCCGGTCGTTGAACCGGGCAGAAGTCGTAGATATCCTTATAAGTCGGTACGACCATTATTCCACCAGGATGTTGGCCGGTGGTCTTTTTCACCCCGGCACAACACTGAATCACCCGTTCCAGTTCGGCCCGGGTGGCTTTGATTTCTTTTTCGTCATAGTAGTTTTTAACAAAACCAAAGGCTGTTTTTTCGGCAATGGTCGAGATGGTTCCGGCCCGGAAAACTTTTCCCTTGCCGAAGAGCACCTCGGTATAGCGATGGGCTTCAGCCTGATTTTCGCCCGAGAAATTGAGATCGATATCTGGCTCTTTATCACCTTCAAACCCCAGGAAGGTTTCAAAAGGGATATCAAAACCATCCTTGTCCATTTTGGTATTACAATGGGGACAATTGGCATCTTTTAAGTCCGGTCCCACCCCAACCTCGGTACTGTTAAAAAACTCTGAATGCTTGCAGTTAGGGCAACGGTAGTGGGGTGCCAACGGGTTAACCTCGGTGATACCACAAAGGGTAGCTACAAAGGACGATCCCACCGATCCCCGGGAGCCGACCAGGTATCCATCTTCCATGGAATGGTACACCAGTTTCTGAGCAATCAGATAGAGTACTGAATAGCCGTTTCCAATAATGGAATCCAATTCTTTTTTGATTCGCTTCTCGACGATGTCTGGCAGCGGATGCCCAAAGAGCTCTTTGGCTCGGTCTTCCACCATTTCCCGAATCTCATCATCGGAACCTTCAATTACCGGCGGATAGGTGCCATCCGGAATCGGCAATACCTCTTCAATCAGTGCTCCGATTTTTCGGGGATTGTCGATAACAACCGCCCGAGCCGTTTCCTCATCCAGATAATCAAATTCATCCAGCATCTCCTGAGTGGTGCGATAATACAGCGGTGGTTGCTTACCGGCATCCTTGTAACCCTGACCGGTGAATAGAATTTCCCGATAAAGCGAATCTTCTTTATTGACAAAGTGGACATCGCCGGTGGCTACCACTGGTTTGTTCAAACTTCTGCCTAAATCTATGATCCGTTTATTCAATGTTTTAAGGGCTTCCTGGTCCGGGACACTGTTATTGTCGATCAGGTATTGGTTGTTACCCAGCGGCTGGATTTCCAGATAGTCGTAAAAGCTGGCAATCTGTTGAATCTCATCCTCGGATTTATTGTGGACCATGGCCGAAAACAATTCGCCGGCTTCACAAGCCGAACCTAACAGGAGATTTTCCCGGTTTTCGGCCAACAATGACTTGGGGATTCGGGGTTTTTTATAAAAATAATTCAGGTGAGACTCAGAGACCAGCCGATATAAATCCTTGATCCCCGCCTGATTTTTGGCATAGATGATAATATGGTTGGTGGCATTAATCCGGATGCTCCGTTCCCGGCTGGAAAGGGTGTTAAGGGTTTGAATCGAGGTGCAGCCCTTTTTCTCGGCCAAATCCAGAAGCTTCACAAATACCTTGGCTGAGGCTGACGCATCATCAAGCGCCCGGTGATGATTTTGAATGTCGATTTTAAAATGTGAGCATAGTTTCTTCAGGGTATGCTTGCTAATCTGCGTTAACAGGCACCGGGACATGGCCAGGGTATCTACTGCGGTATTTTCCCGTTGGATGCTGTGTTCCGACAACGCCTTGTTTAAAAAGCTCATATCAAACGAAGCATTATGCGCAACTAAAATAGTGTCGCCTGAAAATGCCAGAAATTCTTCAATGGCATCCCGTTCTTCGGCACCATCTGCGACCATCTGATTGGTGATATTGGTCAGATTCGTGATAAACGGCGGAATCTCACAATGGGGATTTACCAATGTTGTAAAGCTCTCGATGATCTGCTTATTTTTAATTTTAACGGCGGCAATTTCAATAATCTTATGGTTTCCGGGGACCAACCCAGTGGTTTCCAGATCAAAAAAAGTAAATTCGCCACAAAAGCCCTGATCCTGATTGCCAAAAACCATGTTCAGCTGGTCTTCAACCAGATAGCCTTCGACGCCATAAAGCACCTTGATTTTTTTCTTTCTGCCCAATTCCATCATTTCCGGATAGGCCTGCAAAACCCCATGATCGGTGATCCCGATGATATCATGTTGAAAATCTGATGCCTGCTTCATTATTTTTTCCACTTTGCTGACCGCATCCATTGAACTGAACTGGCTGTGCATATGAAGCTCCACCCGTTTTACCGGTGCGTCATCAGTTCGGATGGTTTCTTTGGAAAGATTGATGTTTCGGGGATAAAACATCATTTCCTGAGAATACTCATCATAATTGATTTTCCCTTCGGCCAGATACCAGCACCCTTCTTTAATCCCTTCAATCACTTCTTCCTTATCGGTGAAGATCTTACAGGTAATGCTGTTGGTATTGTCAGTGATATTAAAAGTGAGCAAGGTTTTATTGTTTTTCAGTGCCCGGGTGTTCACCCCAAAGACCCAGCCTTTAATAACCAGACTTTTCCCTTCTGATTCGCCATTAATACTGAAATCAACATTCTTAAGCAAATCATGAGGCTTGGTTATTTTTTTTCCAGAGACCACATCCCCGGGTTTTTCAGCTTTGGGAAGTTTGGCGGTACCGGTAGAACTTGAACTGGCAGTCGAAACAACGGGTTTAATATTGGCCAGTCGTTTCTCCAGATCCTGCTGACTCTTCTCTGCCACCGAATCTTCATCGGTGAAACGCACCACCAAATCAGCTTCCAGGCCATAATGCTCAGCGATCAACCGTTTGAAACGGCTGGAAAAAATGGCCAGCGCTTCGCCATCCAGTTCTCCCGTGGATCGCCCTCTGACATAAAAGGTATTGCCTTCAGCAATCAGGGTGTTGATCAGTAAGATATTGGTGATTTTTTGGTTAATGCCAACCAGGAGCTGGCTGACGCCCTTGCCATCAGTTGATAGCAGATGCTCGCCATTTTCATATTTTAAGGGAGCGACCTCAATTTGAAGGGCCTGGGCGTAATCGAAAATTTCTCGTAATTCGGTATCGATAAATTCAGTATCTGCCTGTTTTTTAGGACTGGAAAATTTAAAAATCAATTCCCCTTTACTGGAATTGATTTTTATACTATCGGTGATTAGATGATAGTCCGTTATTATTTTTTGATATCGTTCTTGTCGTCGGGTTAAAATACTCAAAGATCTCGCCTCACATTTTTTCTATTTCTTCCATTAACACAGAGATGATTTCAGCCTCTGTGATACTTTTTATAATCTCACCCTTTTTAAATAAAACTGCTTTATTTTTCCCGCCGGCGATGCCAATATCGGCAGCCTTACCTTCGCCAGGACCATTAACAATACATCCCATCACGGCCACCTTAATGTCTTTTTCCACAAATCTTAGTTGCGCATTGATTTCTTGGGCAATGCCAATCAGATCTATTTCGGTTCGACCACAGGTGGGACAGGAAATGACTTCGACACGGGAACGTCTGCCCTCATATAAACCGATACCGCGCAGAATATCTCGGGCAACATCAATTTCTTCTAAAGGATCTCCGGTAACCGATACCCGGAGGGTATCCCCTAATCCATTAAGGAGCAGGTAACCAATGCCCATGGCTGATTTAACAGCTGAACTTCGTAGTATTCCGGCCTCGGTGATCCCCAAATGAAGCGGATAATCGTATTTTTCTGAAAACTGTTCATAGGATTCAATGGTAAAACGCACATCTGAAGCCTTCATGGAAACCGCAATATTATCAAAACCAGCTTCCTCCAGCAGATGAATGTGCTTTTCTGCCGATTCCACCATTCCTTCTGGGGTTACCTGACCATCGTTCTTTGCCAGAATTTCTTTTTCCAGGGAGCCGGCGTTTACTCCAATCCGAATCGGAATGCTGCGTTCGTTAGCCATAGCCACAATTTCCCGGATTCCTTTTCCTGAGCCAATATTACCAGGATTGATCCGCAGCTTATCGACGCCATTTTCCATGGCCATCAGTGCCAACCGGTAATCAAAATGAATATC
This window encodes:
- the ispG gene encoding flavodoxin-dependent (E)-4-hydroxy-3-methylbut-2-enyl-diphosphate synthase: MKNRKETRVVNIGPVAIGGKHPIAIQSMTNTDTRNVAATVDQINGLAVAGCEIIRVAVPDETAANAIAGIRSGITIPLVADIHFDYRLALMAMENGVDKLRINPGNIGSGKGIREIVAMANERSIPIRIGVNAGSLEKEILAKNDGQVTPEGMVESAEKHIHLLEEAGFDNIAVSMKASDVRFTIESYEQFSEKYDYPLHLGITEAGILRSSAVKSAMGIGYLLLNGLGDTLRVSVTGDPLEEIDVARDILRGIGLYEGRRSRVEVISCPTCGRTEIDLIGIAQEINAQLRFVEKDIKVAVMGCIVNGPGEGKAADIGIAGGKNKAVLFKKGEIIKSITEAEIISVLMEEIEKM